In Symmachiella dynata, the following are encoded in one genomic region:
- a CDS encoding DUF1559 domain-containing protein, translated as MSVLQIRTKQRGFTLIELLVVIAIIALLIALLLPAVQQAREAARRTQCKNNLKQLGLAMHNYESTFRRFPSSGQGLGSGPYGQNFDRHSFFTHVLPFIDQANITNQFDYGSYYNETPENIAITKIALSMYLCPSAALREGNTDSQGYGGIDYGPTIHTNISPVTGLPDSSTMVHGGLRWEGTDLRQITDGLSNTMALGECVGRNDGMDSLYADPVEVGSMRSHWRWAEPDNAFGVSFTPNFHKSPWGGPPSCPWVDMNCGPNDELFSFHDGGCHASFCDGSVRFLSDSMDFGVLRAAVSAGQGEVIGEY; from the coding sequence ATGAGCGTGTTGCAAATTCGGACCAAGCAGAGAGGTTTTACCCTCATCGAACTCCTCGTGGTGATCGCCATCATCGCGCTTTTGATTGCCTTGTTATTGCCGGCCGTGCAGCAGGCTCGGGAAGCGGCTCGTCGCACCCAATGCAAAAACAACCTCAAGCAACTGGGGTTGGCCATGCACAATTATGAATCAACCTTCCGACGTTTTCCTTCTTCGGGGCAGGGGCTGGGCAGCGGTCCTTACGGGCAGAACTTTGACCGCCACTCGTTTTTCACGCATGTGCTACCGTTCATTGATCAAGCGAACATCACAAATCAATTCGACTATGGGTCCTATTACAACGAGACGCCTGAGAATATCGCCATCACGAAGATCGCGTTGTCGATGTACCTGTGTCCCAGCGCTGCACTCCGCGAAGGAAACACGGATAGCCAAGGGTATGGTGGCATCGATTACGGTCCCACCATTCACACGAATATCAGTCCCGTGACCGGACTTCCCGATAGCTCCACGATGGTTCATGGGGGATTGCGTTGGGAGGGAACAGACCTTCGGCAAATCACTGACGGTTTAAGCAACACCATGGCGCTGGGGGAATGTGTCGGGCGAAACGACGGGATGGACTCGCTGTATGCGGATCCTGTTGAAGTCGGGAGCATGAGATCACACTGGCGTTGGGCAGAACCTGACAATGCGTTTGGTGTTTCTTTCACACCGAATTTCCATAAGAGCCCGTGGGGCGGCCCCCCCTCCTGTCCCTGGGTCGACATGAACTGCGGTCCCAATGATGAGCTGTTCAGTTTTCACGACGGCGGATGTCACGCTTCGTTTTGTGACGGGAGTGTCCGCTTCCTTTCTGACAGTATGGACTTCGGCGTCCTGCGCGCCGCAGTCTCAGCTGGTCAGGGCGAAGTCATCGGAGAATACTAA
- a CDS encoding IS4 family transposase, with amino-acid sequence MCHGICHELQGIDLGDKRLNQRSKGILQKLAADPQASINAACNGWNETIAAYRFFDNPAVTPQRILEPHIEATKQRISQEPVVLIVQDTTELDFSTHPPADAKHLNTQNRLGLYDHTHLAVTPQQLPLGIVGVEEFDRTLESLGKTRERKSLPIEQKESYRWLSGYRLASQLAAENPNTQIVNIADCEADIYDIFLEAEQHPTPAHFVIRAKENRSTPQRDPDSGPAAYCKVRDEVCASPLRTTRTIALPQTPRREARHAELEIRALRITVKPPHPRSSLPTVTYNVVLVEEVNGPRDETDVSWLLLTTLPIDSVDAILRVIDNYVSRWTIEIYFRTLKTGCRVEDIQLETLQRLRNCLALYRIIAWRVLWLTYLNRECPGLPCSVVFAECEWKSVWRVSTKQKLPPTPPPLSEFMDLLAQLGGYNNRQSDSPPGPQTIWTGIRRMTDFAIAWLNFGPSG; translated from the coding sequence ATGTGCCATGGAATTTGTCACGAACTTCAAGGAATTGACCTTGGGGATAAGCGATTGAATCAGCGAAGCAAAGGCATTCTCCAGAAGCTTGCCGCCGATCCGCAGGCCAGCATCAATGCGGCGTGCAACGGTTGGAATGAAACCATTGCGGCCTACCGCTTTTTCGACAATCCCGCCGTCACACCACAACGAATCCTTGAACCGCATATCGAGGCTACCAAGCAGCGTATCAGCCAGGAACCTGTCGTGCTGATTGTGCAGGACACCACCGAACTGGATTTCAGCACGCATCCACCGGCAGACGCGAAACACCTGAACACCCAAAACCGACTCGGCCTTTATGATCATACACACCTGGCCGTCACGCCTCAGCAATTGCCGCTGGGAATCGTTGGTGTTGAAGAATTCGACCGTACCCTAGAAAGTTTAGGGAAGACTCGCGAACGAAAATCGCTCCCCATCGAGCAGAAGGAGAGCTATCGTTGGCTCAGCGGATATCGCCTTGCTTCGCAATTGGCGGCCGAGAATCCCAATACACAGATCGTAAATATTGCTGATTGCGAAGCCGACATCTATGATATTTTCCTGGAAGCTGAGCAGCACCCCACGCCGGCCCACTTCGTGATTCGGGCCAAGGAAAACCGCAGCACTCCACAGCGCGATCCCGATTCGGGTCCGGCGGCCTACTGCAAGGTACGCGACGAAGTGTGTGCGTCTCCACTGCGCACGACGCGTACGATAGCGCTCCCGCAAACTCCTCGACGCGAAGCCCGTCACGCCGAATTGGAGATTCGTGCTTTGCGGATCACCGTGAAGCCGCCCCATCCCCGCTCTTCACTGCCGACGGTGACGTACAATGTCGTGCTGGTGGAAGAAGTCAACGGACCGCGGGACGAAACTGACGTGTCGTGGTTGCTGCTGACCACATTGCCAATCGATTCGGTCGACGCCATTTTGCGTGTGATCGACAATTACGTGTCCCGCTGGACGATTGAGATTTACTTCCGCACGCTGAAGACGGGGTGTCGCGTGGAAGACATCCAACTCGAGACACTCCAGCGTCTGCGCAACTGCCTCGCGTTGTATCGGATCATCGCTTGGCGGGTGTTGTGGCTGACCTATTTGAACCGCGAATGCCCGGGGTTGCCCTGCAGTGTTGTATTTGCCGAATGCGAATGGAAATCGGTCTGGCGCGTGAGCACGAAACAAAAACTTCCACCGACCCCGCCGCCACTGTCGGAGTTCATGGATCTGTTGGCGCAACTGGGTGGCTACAATAATCGACAAAGCGACTCCCCGCCCGGCCCACAAACAATCTGGACCGGAATCCGCCGCATGACCGACTTCGCCATTGCTTGGCTAAACTTCGGCCCGAGCGGATAA
- a CDS encoding RluA family pseudouridine synthase: protein MTTSHTVENPVELLTFVFACHQDVKKNKVRQWLKYGSVKVNGRSITRYNHRLQAGDVVSIRGKEEVLSESLLPRGMTVLFEDKSLVVIEKPANLLSMATTRERNKTAYSYLTDYVRRGNPQSPKRVWIVHRLDRDTSGLMIFAKSEDAKQVLQANWMQAEKCYLAVIEGDLPAESGELSSQRDESGPFAADSAPPNKRTRLAVTKYRVLKRSADCALVELTPQSGSRNQIREHLADAKCPIIGDRKHKAVTNPARRLGLHASSLQFPHPLSGEILNFTSPLPRVLSRQV, encoded by the coding sequence ATGACCACATCGCACACTGTCGAAAATCCTGTGGAACTTCTCACCTTTGTTTTTGCGTGCCATCAGGACGTGAAGAAGAATAAGGTGCGGCAATGGCTGAAATACGGTTCGGTGAAAGTCAACGGACGGTCGATCACACGCTACAATCACCGCCTGCAAGCTGGGGATGTGGTCTCGATTCGAGGCAAAGAAGAGGTCCTCTCAGAGAGTCTATTACCACGCGGCATGACAGTTTTATTCGAGGACAAGTCACTCGTTGTCATCGAAAAGCCGGCCAATCTGCTGAGCATGGCCACGACGAGGGAACGGAATAAGACAGCGTATTCGTATCTCACAGACTACGTCCGCCGCGGAAATCCCCAAAGTCCGAAACGGGTGTGGATCGTTCATCGGTTGGATCGCGATACATCTGGGCTGATGATTTTTGCAAAGTCCGAAGACGCGAAGCAGGTCCTGCAGGCGAATTGGATGCAGGCTGAAAAATGTTATCTGGCCGTGATAGAAGGTGACTTACCGGCTGAGAGCGGTGAGTTGAGTTCACAGCGTGACGAGAGCGGTCCATTCGCAGCCGACAGTGCTCCCCCCAACAAGCGAACACGCCTTGCGGTGACCAAATACCGAGTGCTGAAGCGAAGCGCTGACTGCGCGTTAGTCGAGTTGACACCACAATCAGGTTCCCGTAATCAAATTCGCGAGCACCTAGCCGATGCAAAATGCCCGATCATCGGCGATCGAAAGCACAAGGCTGTCACAAACCCGGCCCGTCGTCTGGGACTGCACGCAAGTTCCCTGCAATTCCCACACCCCTTGTCCGGCGAAATTCTTAATTTCACCTCCCCCCTTCCGCGGGTGTTGTCCCGGCAGGTATGA
- a CDS encoding redoxin domain-containing protein → MTTLGIGLLVALVLSTSSIAAEEPDEAQAKPATNQTEATDDLAEILAGHSYHGEVFNEGPRQKAYLMGGTGHVDFPVTTNHEEAQKFIDQGLGQLYGFWNFEAERSFRQAAALDPNCAMAYWGAAMANLGNQERAQGFIEEADKRKEQASKREVMYIKAIKAYITADKDKKEKRNNAYTKALENLILEFPDDREAKALLALHLYKSKNSSTSYFAVDSLLQDVFDAEPMHSAHHFRIHLWDHRHPEKAIPSAALCGQTSPSIAHMWHMPGHIFSRLKRYHDAAWQQEASARVDHAHMMRDRVMPDQIENFAHNNEWFIRNLIHVGRVHDAVDLAKNMTELPRHPRYNSFEKKGSSKYGRQRLFQVLRTYELWDEIIALSQTPYLEPTDVDEEQIQRLRHLGMAYFLTGDVIQGRAQIAAVQSRLDAKLQEQKDAVAAAEEKSKTADAEKQASKAADDEKSKPEKSDKKTDNDDAVAKARSQFSSEIKELKSTLDALKGYEAVSQAEYQQAYKLLKKADDVDPLYLAKVQWLSGDKEKAEKSIRKEVKSNKNEVHPLAILIETLWQSEKKKEAREVFEELQSLSSAIDLDVPVFARLTPIAEELGYPADWRVAAKPAMDIGQRPPLDSLGPFRWRPSPSQEWELKDAEGKIRSSAEFKGKPHIVIFYLGSGCLHCAKQLQAFAPKVSEFEAAGLAMVAISTDDQKGLKVSIDNYDKKGMPIPLVSNADLDVFKAYRVYDDFENQPLHGTFIIDGDGMVLWQDISYEPFMDAEFVLKEATRLLANNWNDEQDKPKPHAGKQAATFHPSGHTTDSLETVHERLADKSAVLVDVRERGEWDAGHLETAVLVPLSELKLNAANQKFAEQLMKTLPLGKIIYCHCQSGARVLAASPLFKELGYDVRPLKAGYGQLLKAGIP, encoded by the coding sequence ATGACGACACTTGGAATCGGACTGTTGGTCGCCCTCGTGCTGTCTACCTCAAGCATCGCGGCGGAAGAGCCCGACGAAGCGCAAGCAAAACCGGCAACCAATCAGACCGAAGCAACAGATGATCTTGCGGAAATTCTGGCGGGGCATTCCTATCATGGTGAAGTCTTCAACGAAGGGCCGCGGCAAAAGGCCTACCTGATGGGGGGGACCGGGCATGTCGATTTTCCGGTCACCACAAACCATGAAGAGGCGCAAAAGTTTATCGACCAAGGGCTGGGGCAGTTGTACGGCTTCTGGAATTTCGAAGCAGAACGTTCGTTTCGACAAGCGGCTGCTTTGGACCCCAACTGTGCGATGGCATATTGGGGCGCCGCGATGGCCAACCTGGGGAATCAAGAACGCGCACAGGGATTCATTGAAGAGGCCGACAAGCGGAAAGAACAAGCATCCAAACGAGAAGTGATGTACATCAAGGCGATCAAAGCCTACATCACGGCTGACAAGGACAAAAAAGAAAAACGCAACAATGCTTATACCAAGGCGCTGGAAAACCTGATTCTCGAATTCCCGGATGACCGGGAAGCGAAGGCGTTATTGGCTTTGCATTTGTATAAGTCAAAAAATTCAAGCACCAGCTATTTCGCCGTCGATTCTCTGCTGCAAGATGTTTTCGACGCGGAACCGATGCATTCGGCGCACCATTTTCGCATTCATCTTTGGGACCATCGCCATCCGGAAAAAGCGATTCCCTCAGCCGCTTTGTGTGGTCAAACCTCTCCCAGTATCGCCCATATGTGGCATATGCCGGGGCATATTTTCTCGCGATTGAAACGCTACCACGATGCGGCATGGCAACAGGAAGCCTCAGCGCGGGTCGATCATGCACACATGATGCGTGATCGCGTGATGCCGGATCAGATTGAAAACTTTGCCCACAACAACGAATGGTTCATCCGCAACCTGATTCATGTCGGCCGCGTTCACGATGCTGTCGACTTGGCCAAAAACATGACGGAGTTGCCGCGTCATCCGCGTTACAACTCATTCGAGAAAAAAGGGAGCAGCAAATACGGGCGTCAGAGACTCTTCCAGGTCTTGCGAACCTATGAACTGTGGGACGAAATCATTGCCTTGTCGCAAACGCCGTATCTTGAACCGACGGATGTCGACGAAGAGCAGATTCAACGACTGCGACATTTGGGAATGGCTTACTTTTTAACCGGAGATGTGATTCAAGGCCGTGCACAGATCGCAGCAGTCCAAAGTCGACTCGATGCCAAGCTGCAGGAACAGAAAGATGCGGTGGCCGCCGCCGAAGAAAAGTCCAAAACAGCAGACGCAGAAAAACAAGCATCGAAAGCTGCAGACGACGAGAAATCGAAACCGGAAAAATCCGATAAAAAAACAGACAACGACGATGCTGTCGCCAAAGCGCGGAGTCAATTCTCTTCAGAAATCAAAGAGCTAAAAAGCACCTTAGATGCCTTGAAAGGATACGAAGCCGTTTCCCAAGCGGAATACCAACAGGCATATAAGTTATTGAAGAAAGCCGACGACGTGGATCCGCTCTATCTGGCAAAGGTGCAGTGGCTATCCGGCGACAAAGAAAAAGCAGAGAAATCAATTCGCAAGGAAGTGAAGTCCAATAAAAACGAAGTTCATCCACTTGCGATCCTTATTGAGACCTTATGGCAGTCAGAAAAGAAGAAAGAGGCGCGCGAAGTATTTGAAGAACTACAAAGTCTTTCCTCCGCGATTGATCTCGACGTTCCTGTGTTTGCGCGGCTGACGCCCATCGCCGAAGAACTCGGATACCCAGCGGATTGGCGCGTCGCCGCAAAGCCTGCCATGGATATTGGCCAACGCCCACCGCTCGATTCGCTCGGCCCATTCCGCTGGCGCCCCTCCCCGTCGCAGGAGTGGGAACTCAAAGATGCCGAGGGCAAGATTCGTTCTTCTGCTGAGTTCAAAGGCAAACCACACATCGTGATCTTTTATCTCGGCTCTGGATGCTTACACTGCGCAAAACAACTTCAAGCCTTTGCGCCGAAAGTGAGCGAATTCGAAGCCGCCGGCTTAGCGATGGTTGCCATCAGTACCGACGACCAAAAAGGGTTGAAAGTTTCGATTGATAACTACGACAAAAAAGGGATGCCCATTCCGTTGGTCAGCAATGCAGATCTCGACGTGTTCAAGGCCTATCGAGTTTATGACGATTTCGAGAATCAACCATTGCATGGGACGTTCATCATCGATGGCGACGGCATGGTGCTCTGGCAAGACATCAGTTACGAACCGTTTATGGATGCGGAGTTCGTCCTGAAGGAAGCCACACGCCTGCTGGCCAACAATTGGAATGATGAACAGGACAAGCCAAAGCCCCATGCAGGCAAACAGGCAGCCACCTTTCATCCTTCAGGACACACAACCGATTCACTCGAGACGGTCCATGAGCGGTTGGCCGACAAATCGGCCGTTCTGGTCGATGTGCGGGAACGAGGAGAATGGGACGCAGGGCACCTGGAGACCGCAGTGTTGGTGCCGCTTAGCGAACTCAAACTTAATGCAGCCAACCAGAAATTTGCCGAACAGCTGATGAAGACACTCCCGCTTGGAAAAATCATCTACTGCCATTGCCAGTCCGGTGCGCGGGTTTTAGCTGCTTCGCCACTATTCAAGGAGCTGGGCTACGATGTGCGCCCACTCAAAGCTGGCTACGGTCAACTCCTCAAAGCTGGTATTCCTTAA
- a CDS encoding sialidase family protein codes for MRQPKTMISIFWSFCFALILTSHSLVSSAEESVAIEHKIAAIEEDRFHGWPANNGVWQWGDEFLVGFTQGDFELKSGHNIAGRQDSLLARSQDGGLTWQMFDPPSFLDDENAQYLGEGKTKLTQPLDFRHSGFALRIFADGYHGNHDPEGGFFYSNNRGANWNGPYALTGLKDHPEMKDKLLSPRTDYLVQSPGHCMVFISTHVDDPKLKRIACIQTTDGGQTFEFVSWVTPESEEASAIMSQTVQLSDQEFVLAYRKIYRNPGKQDEIEAYHSSDGGKTWQRLSTIKEMPTHSNPPALLKLSDGRLCCVYGDRHVGEIRGRYSRDRGKTWGPELVIRDDFQALPDDPDSSTGLNTDIGYPRLVQRSDGKLVAIYYWATAENPQQHIAVSIWSP; via the coding sequence ATGAGACAACCCAAAACAATGATTAGCATCTTCTGGTCGTTCTGCTTTGCCCTGATTCTCACGTCCCACAGCCTTGTTTCAAGTGCTGAAGAATCTGTTGCCATCGAGCACAAGATCGCCGCAATCGAAGAGGACCGTTTTCATGGTTGGCCTGCGAACAACGGTGTGTGGCAATGGGGCGACGAGTTTCTGGTGGGCTTTACGCAGGGTGATTTTGAACTGAAGTCGGGGCACAACATTGCGGGACGCCAAGATAGCTTGTTGGCTCGCAGCCAAGATGGCGGGCTGACGTGGCAGATGTTCGATCCACCGAGTTTTCTCGATGACGAAAACGCACAATATCTCGGCGAGGGCAAAACAAAGTTAACGCAGCCGCTCGATTTCCGGCATTCTGGATTTGCGCTACGAATCTTCGCTGATGGCTACCATGGCAACCATGATCCGGAAGGTGGATTTTTTTATTCCAACAACCGCGGTGCAAATTGGAACGGCCCCTATGCACTGACAGGATTAAAAGATCATCCGGAGATGAAAGACAAACTTCTTTCTCCGCGAACCGATTATCTGGTTCAAAGCCCTGGTCATTGCATGGTTTTCATTTCCACGCATGTCGACGATCCAAAGCTCAAGAGGATCGCTTGCATTCAGACGACCGACGGTGGGCAGACATTCGAATTTGTCTCATGGGTGACGCCCGAGTCTGAGGAGGCGAGTGCGATCATGAGCCAAACGGTTCAGCTGTCCGACCAGGAATTTGTGTTGGCCTATCGAAAAATCTACCGCAATCCCGGCAAACAGGATGAAATCGAAGCTTACCACTCGTCGGACGGGGGTAAGACTTGGCAGCGTCTCAGCACGATTAAGGAAATGCCGACGCATTCCAATCCGCCCGCCTTATTGAAACTGAGCGACGGCAGGCTTTGCTGTGTTTATGGAGATCGCCACGTTGGTGAGATTCGCGGGCGATACAGCCGTGATCGCGGTAAGACCTGGGGCCCGGAATTGGTGATTCGCGATGATTTCCAAGCTTTGCCGGACGATCCCGACTCCAGCACCGGCCTCAACACGGACATCGGTTATCCCCGCTTGGTGCAGCGATCGGATGGCAAGCTTGTCGCCATTTATTACTGGGCCACAGCTGAAAACCCACAACAGCATATCGCTGTGTCCATCTGGAGTCCGTAA
- a CDS encoding PSD1 and planctomycete cytochrome C domain-containing protein: MATSLAILVSVGTAVLSADETPQKSNRPNAEQIRFFENTIRPLLATYCYDCHGADVQESELRLDTLAGILTGGNAGASINPGKPQQSLLITAIGYRDNELQMPPDEKLSDRQIADLTRWVEMGAPHPDSGTVKVAPRTTLDIAKGRTHWAFQTPSKPNVPRGGPVESIKNPIDAFLSAAQTEQGLQPLGPADKRTLIRRATFDLIGLPPTPAEIDAFLADESDDAFGRVVDRLLDSPHYGERWGRHWLDIARYADSNGLDENVAHGNAWRYRDYVVQSLNQDKPYDEFVVEQLAGDQLDSGTDVSLRNERLIATGFLALGPKVLAEVDEAKMEMDIVDEQVDTIGRSLMGLTLGCARCHDHKFDPIGQDDYYGLAGIFKSTRTMESFKKVAKWQENLIALPEELARKEKHEQRISEKKSQIEDRIAMAKGKLAPPTGETVPEDLEKRFPQETQDELKQLRDELKKLEKSVPVLPTAMGVVDGDIADAAVHLRGSHLTLGDVVPRRFPRVLCSDTPPSLPSGSSGRLEYARWLTTPGHPLTARVMVNRIWRWHFGKGLVSTVDNFGLQGQPPTHPKLLDWLAVRFVEEGWSIKAMHRLIMQSAAYQRSSGFDSHCAKVDPVNQYYWRFDVRRLEAETIRDALLATSGTLDRTLGGNLLAVKNRDYLFDHTSQDKSSYDIRRRSIYVPVIRNHLYDMFQLFDYTDASVLNGNRNTSTIAPQALFLMNSKLVIDLTTAMADRLLDAEGTRKERVTQLFLEAYGRPPTEDELTRADLFLTQFVELTAQEKEDPQGDADTTQQAWQALCQSVISSSEFIYVR; the protein is encoded by the coding sequence ATGGCGACGTCCCTGGCGATCCTGGTTTCTGTCGGCACTGCAGTGTTGTCGGCGGACGAGACTCCGCAAAAAAGCAATCGCCCCAATGCCGAGCAAATTCGGTTCTTCGAGAATACGATCCGGCCGCTCTTAGCAACATATTGTTACGACTGTCACGGAGCTGACGTACAGGAATCGGAGTTGCGGCTCGATACGCTGGCAGGAATACTGACCGGCGGTAATGCGGGAGCCTCGATCAATCCTGGCAAACCGCAGCAAAGCCTGCTCATAACCGCGATAGGCTACCGCGACAATGAGTTGCAAATGCCACCCGATGAGAAGCTATCCGATCGTCAAATTGCCGACTTGACGCGTTGGGTCGAGATGGGTGCCCCGCATCCGGATAGTGGCACCGTAAAAGTTGCTCCACGTACGACCTTGGACATTGCCAAGGGACGTACACACTGGGCGTTTCAAACCCCGTCAAAACCAAATGTTCCGCGCGGCGGTCCTGTTGAATCCATTAAGAATCCGATCGATGCGTTTCTTAGCGCGGCACAAACAGAGCAGGGACTCCAACCGCTCGGTCCTGCCGACAAACGGACTTTGATCCGTCGTGCGACCTTCGACCTCATTGGCCTCCCCCCCACTCCCGCAGAGATCGACGCCTTTCTGGCTGACGAGTCGGACGATGCGTTTGGCCGGGTGGTGGATCGGTTACTTGATTCGCCGCACTACGGCGAGCGGTGGGGGCGTCACTGGCTCGATATTGCCCGCTATGCCGATTCGAATGGGCTGGATGAAAATGTCGCCCACGGGAATGCATGGCGGTATCGCGATTATGTCGTCCAGTCGCTGAATCAAGACAAACCGTATGACGAGTTTGTGGTTGAACAACTTGCCGGCGATCAACTGGACTCCGGAACGGACGTCTCTCTCCGAAACGAACGACTGATCGCCACCGGTTTTCTGGCGCTCGGTCCGAAAGTGCTCGCGGAAGTTGATGAAGCGAAAATGGAAATGGATATTGTCGACGAACAAGTCGACACCATTGGCCGCAGCCTGATGGGACTGACACTCGGCTGCGCGCGCTGCCATGACCACAAGTTCGATCCGATCGGGCAGGACGACTATTACGGGCTGGCGGGAATCTTTAAGAGCACCCGTACCATGGAGAGTTTTAAAAAGGTCGCCAAATGGCAAGAGAATCTCATCGCGCTGCCAGAGGAATTGGCCCGTAAGGAGAAACACGAGCAACGAATCTCTGAGAAAAAATCGCAGATCGAAGATCGGATCGCGATGGCGAAAGGTAAGTTGGCTCCTCCCACGGGCGAGACAGTGCCAGAGGACTTGGAGAAACGTTTTCCACAGGAAACGCAAGACGAATTGAAGCAACTGCGCGACGAACTCAAGAAGCTTGAGAAATCGGTGCCAGTATTGCCCACCGCCATGGGAGTCGTTGATGGAGACATTGCAGATGCTGCCGTGCACCTGCGCGGCAGCCATCTCACTTTGGGCGATGTGGTCCCCCGTCGTTTTCCCAGAGTTCTGTGCAGTGACACCCCACCGAGTTTGCCGAGTGGCAGTAGCGGTCGCCTAGAATATGCGCGTTGGCTGACGACCCCGGGCCACCCGTTAACCGCACGCGTGATGGTCAATCGCATTTGGCGGTGGCATTTCGGCAAGGGCCTGGTGTCGACTGTTGATAACTTTGGGCTACAAGGGCAACCACCGACGCACCCGAAGCTGCTGGACTGGCTCGCCGTTCGATTCGTCGAAGAAGGCTGGTCGATCAAGGCGATGCATCGTCTCATCATGCAATCGGCTGCGTATCAGCGAAGCAGTGGTTTCGATTCACACTGCGCCAAAGTCGATCCGGTCAATCAATATTATTGGCGGTTTGATGTCCGGCGACTCGAAGCGGAGACGATCCGCGATGCGCTGTTGGCAACCAGCGGGACACTCGATCGCACGCTTGGTGGAAACCTGCTGGCGGTGAAGAACCGCGACTACCTGTTCGATCACACGTCGCAAGACAAGTCGAGCTATGACATACGTCGGCGTTCGATCTACGTGCCGGTGATCCGCAATCACTTGTACGACATGTTTCAGCTCTTTGACTATACCGACGCCAGCGTGCTCAATGGTAATCGCAACACCAGTACGATCGCTCCACAAGCGCTATTTCTGATGAACTCCAAGCTAGTCATCGACCTCACGACCGCTATGGCCGACCGGTTGTTGGATGCCGAGGGAACCCGTAAGGAACGCGTCACACAACTATTCCTGGAAGCCTATGGCCGACCGCCGACAGAAGATGAGTTAACTCGTGCTGATCTTTTCCTGACGCAATTTGTGGAATTGACGGCACAAGAAAAAGAAGATCCGCAAGGCGATGCAGACACAACACAGCAGGCATGGCAAGCTTTGTGTCAGTCGGTCATTTCATCCAGTGAGTTTATCTACGTACGATAA